A window of Zingiber officinale cultivar Zhangliang chromosome 5A, Zo_v1.1, whole genome shotgun sequence contains these coding sequences:
- the LOC121979431 gene encoding uncharacterized protein LOC121979431, with translation MWIREHLYFNGFSKNYLNWIWHGEAAENDRLNSSVNQQATDNCHDDFETVNLCEAAYDNHTENPEAFMKFLEEAEKPLYKGYKRYTKLSALVKLYNTKARHGMSDALFSDLLADFGDMLPDNHNLPSSIYEAKKTLSCLALSHENIHACSNDCIFYRKQYKDCVSCPKCGLSRWKLTKKNVEKKGVPTKVVWYFPPIPRFKRMFKSLETSRNLTWHADSTRVVGQLRHPVDSPSWKLVDHMWPDFGSEARNIRLALAADGINPHSNLSSRYRSKQPGNDIDVYLEVLVDDLQLLWEGVDGVYDAYRREVFTLKAVLLWTINDFPAYGNLSGCTTHGYYACPICGEDTYAKHLQNGKKMSFAGHRRFLPRFHPYRRQIKEFNGMEELGEAGRPLSGIKLFDKLSDITCEFGKKTSGKTKDNVAARLDMVQMGIRPQLAPKIGEKRTYLPPAACSFTKNERLQVCRSLMDIKVSEGFSSNMKNLVCIDEMKLSSLKSHDSHVIMQHFLPIVIRNSLPKYVRYIVIRLCFFFKDICCKIIDVAKLDKLQSDLIVTLCLLEQYFPPSFFDIMLHLTVHLVREVQLCGPVYFRWMYPFERCMKVLKSYVGSRKYPEGCIVRRYAAEEAVEFCSEYLNDLDPVGVPKSLRDPNASIPGFSASNSSIIIQQIDLQQAHLTVLENTEEISPYIIEHKSFLKTMFPKKQKDARWIQDAHNKRFIDWFRAKVAAEIDSCNGGMTSSLRWLAHGPCVRVLKCDSYVINDNLYQTKERDDEKVCQNSGVSLLANTMLVSNDKGIQYNDECGFTLVNLNKRGHQKDEFVLASQVRQVFYVADPLNKGWSIVLQVPNRCYKGEEDLWTRIPEARPIDNVDIHWKRKMRPKKQRKIAKYDEPRVVEDTELHQDADGLAAAEL, from the exons ATGTGGATTCGGGAGCATCTTTACTTCAATGGTTTcagtaaaaattatttgaattggattTGGCATGGTGAGGCTGCGGAGAATGATAGATTAAATTCGAGTGTCAACCAACAGGCAACTGATAATTGTCATGATGATTTTGAAACTGTTAATTTGTGTGAGGCAGCGTATGATAACCATACAGAAAATCCAGAAGCATTTATGAAGTTTTTGGAGGAAGCAGAGAAGCCACTGTATAAGGGATACAAACGTTACACAAAGTTGAGTGCACTTGTAAAACTATACAATACCAAAGCAAGGCATGGGAtgagtgatgctctattttcagATCTACTAGCAGATTTTGGGGACATGCTGCCAGATAACCACAATCTGCCATCGTCAATTTATGAAGCAAAGAAGACGTTGAGTTGTTTGGCTTTGAGTCATGAAAATATTCATGCTTGTTCCAATGATTGCATCTTTTATAGGAAACAATATAAAGACTGCGTAAGCTGCCCGAAATGTGGCTTATCAAGATGGAAGCTAACCAAGAAAAATGTTGAGAAGAAAGGTGTTCCTACCAAAGTGGTTTGGTATTTCCCTCCCATACCAAGATTTAagcgcatgtttaaatctttagaaACTTCCAGAAATTTAACATGGCATGCAGATAGCACAAGAGTTGTTGGTCAGTTACGCCATCCAGTTGATTCACCGTCATGGAAATTGGTGGATCATATGTGGCCCGACTTTGGAAGTGAGGCAAGAAATATTCGCTTGGCACTTGCAGCCGATGGAATTAATCCTCACAGCAATCTTAGTAGTCGCTACA GGTCGAAACAGCCTGGAAACGATATCGACGTCTACCTTGAGGTTCTAGTTGATGATTTGCAGCTGTTGtgggaaggagttgatggagtTTATGATGCTTATCGAAGGGAGGTTTTCACTCTTAAAGCAGTTCTTTTATGGACCATCAACGACTTTCCTGCATATGGTAACCTTAGTGGATGTACTACACATGGTTATTACGCATGCCCAATATGTGGTGAGGATACTTATGCAAAGCACTTACAAAATGGGAAGAAAATGTCATTTGCTGGGCATAGACGATTCCTACCACGATTTCATCCATATCGGAGGCAAATAAAGGAGTTTAATGGCATGGAGGAACTTGGTGAAGCAGGTAGGCCATTATCTGGAATTAAGTTGTTTGACAAGCTTTCAGACATAACATGTGAGTTTGGAAAGAAAACAAGT GGAAAAACCAAGGACAATGTGGCAGCTAGGTTGGACATGGTTCAGATGGGAATTAGGCCTCAATTGGCTCCTAAAATTGGTGAGAAAAGAACATATCTACCTCCTGCAGCATGCTCATTCACAAAAAATGAGAGATTACAAGTATGTAGGTCATTAATGGATATAAAAGTTTCGGAAGGTTTCTCATCAAACATGAAGAATCTTGTCTGCATTGATGAGATGAAGCTGAGTAGCTTGAAATCACATGATTCTCATGTTATAATGCAGCACTTCCTGCCAATAGTCATACGTAATTCTCTGCCAAAATATGTTAGATATATTGTCATAAGATTATGCTTCTTCTTCAAAGATATTTGTTGCAAGATTATCGATGTAGCCAAGTTAGATAAGCTGCAATCTGACTTGATCGTTACACTCTGCTTATTGGAGCAGTATTTCCCCCCTTCTTTCTTCGATATCATGCTCCACTTAACAGTTCATCTTGTTCGTGAAGTCCAATTATGTGGACCAGTCTACTTCAGatggatgtacccatttgaaagatgcaTGAAGGTGTTGAAAAGTTACGTAGGCAGTCGAAAATATCCGGAAGGTTgcattgttcggagatatgcagcAGAAGAAGCAgttgaattttgttcagaatatCTCAATGACCTTGATCCTGTTGGGGTCCCTAAATCACTACGTGACCCAAATGCAAGCATTCCTGGATTCTCAGCAAGCAATTCATCAATCATCATCCAACAAATTGATCTCCAACAAGCACACTTGACTGTTCTAGAAAATACAGAAGAAATATCTCCATACATTAT TGAACACAAATCCTTCTTAAAGACAATGTTTCCCAAAAAACAGAAAGATGCAAGGTGGATACAAGATGCTCATAATAAGAGGTTCATTGATTGGTTTCGTGCAAAG GTGGCTGCTGAAATCGATAGTTGCAATGGTGGAATGACATCGTCATTGAGATGGCTAGCCCATGGACCATGTGTGCGAGTCTTAAAGTGTGATAGCTATGTCATAAATGACAATTTATACCAAACAAAAGAGCGGGATGATGAGAAAGTTTGTCAAAACAGTGGTGTTTCTCTACTTGCCAACACGATGCTT GTATCAAATGACAAAGGAATACAATACAATGATGAATGTGGCTTCACCTTAGTTAATCTGAACAAACGAGGCCACCagaaggatgaatttgtgcttgcAAGTCAAGTTAGACAAGTATTTTATGTTGCTGACCCGCTGAACAAAGGGTGGTCAATAGTGCTTCAAGTTCCAAATAGATGTTACAAGGGAGAAGAGGATCTTTGGACCAGAATTCCCGAAGCTCGACCAATTGATAATGTTGATATTCATt GGAAAAGAAAAATGCGTCCTAAAAAACAGCGAAAAATAGCAAAATATGATGAGCCACGTGTAGTTGAGGACACCGAACTACACCAAGATGCTGATGGGTTAGCAGCTGCAGAGCTATGA